Proteins co-encoded in one Nonomuraea helvata genomic window:
- a CDS encoding dienelactone hydrolase family protein, whose protein sequence is MRTRTDQVAASDGTFDVHLWFPDSGTGPGILLVQEIYGVGRYIEKVALDLAGRGYVVAAPDLFWRLRPHWQGEHTPEGTAASIELASGFDFVKGVVDCALTVAHLRSLSEVRGGVGALGFCLGGSIDYTLAAEVELDAVLSFYGSAVPDSTGLMERITAPLLLVFGGSDPFIKRDRVAVVERAAEGRPNVVMHIEEAAGHAFHNSEAPMFHNPEAAERTWEVALGFLSEHLPVTLSR, encoded by the coding sequence ATGCGAACCAGAACCGATCAAGTCGCTGCCTCCGACGGCACCTTCGACGTCCATCTATGGTTCCCCGACTCGGGGACGGGACCCGGCATCCTCCTGGTCCAGGAGATCTACGGCGTCGGCCGCTACATCGAGAAAGTCGCCCTCGACCTCGCCGGTCGCGGCTACGTCGTCGCCGCGCCGGACCTCTTCTGGCGCCTCCGCCCGCACTGGCAGGGCGAGCACACCCCTGAGGGCACCGCGGCCTCGATCGAGCTCGCGAGCGGGTTCGACTTCGTGAAGGGCGTGGTCGACTGCGCGCTGACGGTCGCGCACCTGCGCTCGCTGTCCGAGGTGCGCGGCGGGGTGGGCGCGCTGGGATTCTGCCTGGGCGGCTCGATCGACTACACGCTCGCCGCGGAGGTGGAGCTGGACGCCGTCCTGTCCTTCTACGGCTCCGCCGTGCCCGACTCGACCGGCCTCATGGAGCGCATCACGGCGCCCCTGCTGCTGGTCTTCGGCGGCAGCGACCCGTTCATCAAGCGTGACCGGGTGGCCGTCGTCGAGCGGGCCGCGGAGGGCCGGCCGAACGTGGTCATGCACATCGAGGAGGCGGCCGGACACGCCTTCCACAACAGTGAGGCCCCGATGTTCCACAACCCGGAGGCGGCCGAGCGTACATGGGAGGTGGCTCTCGGTTTCCTGTCCGAGCACCTGCCGGTGACCCTGTCCAGATAG
- a CDS encoding glycosyltransferase — protein sequence MKVSLLLTSAYAMRGDVRAALNLAGALSERHDVEVISVRRQKEKPFFPVAPRVAMRSVIDVRPGVRHLLPRGQVRTEVALWRLLRNLKSDVLITTRPGLGVQAARHAPRETLKIAREWGRPVVPGPVKRLYPRLDAVVTATESAGEEWSKLLTDGPAVHSVLDALPDGPWPRSRMDNRIVAAGGRWVPVKAYDRLIRAFAIVADKRPDWRLRLYGGGPEERRLRTLVRDLDLHNHVYFMGMTPDLAGEFAKASIVATTSRTEDLGMAVLEAMGCGVPVVAFEGARGPEEFVATGYNGVLVPETQDELELFAAALLALIDDERRRRSLAAGALDTAVRHAAGEVAEQWEKLITDLR from the coding sequence ATGAAGGTCAGCCTGCTCCTCACCTCGGCGTACGCCATGCGCGGCGACGTGCGCGCCGCGCTCAACCTGGCCGGCGCCCTGTCCGAGCGGCACGACGTCGAGGTGATCAGCGTACGGCGGCAGAAGGAGAAGCCGTTCTTCCCCGTCGCGCCCAGGGTGGCCATGCGCAGCGTGATCGACGTCAGGCCGGGCGTCAGGCACCTGCTCCCACGCGGACAGGTACGCACGGAGGTGGCGCTGTGGCGGCTGCTGCGCAACCTCAAGTCCGACGTGCTGATCACCACCAGGCCGGGGCTCGGTGTCCAGGCCGCCAGGCACGCCCCGCGCGAGACCCTGAAGATCGCCAGGGAGTGGGGCAGGCCCGTCGTGCCAGGGCCGGTGAAACGCCTCTATCCGCGCCTGGACGCCGTCGTGACGGCCACCGAGTCGGCCGGTGAGGAGTGGAGCAAGCTGCTCACCGACGGGCCCGCCGTGCACTCCGTGCTGGACGCGCTGCCCGACGGCCCGTGGCCCCGCTCGCGCATGGACAACAGGATCGTGGCGGCCGGCGGGCGGTGGGTGCCGGTCAAGGCGTACGACCGGCTGATCAGGGCGTTCGCGATCGTGGCGGACAAGCGGCCCGACTGGCGGCTGCGGCTGTACGGCGGCGGCCCGGAGGAGCGGCGGCTGCGCACGCTGGTCCGCGACCTCGACCTGCACAACCACGTCTACTTCATGGGCATGACGCCCGACCTGGCGGGCGAGTTCGCCAAGGCGTCGATCGTGGCCACCACCTCGCGCACCGAGGACCTGGGCATGGCCGTGCTCGAGGCCATGGGCTGCGGGGTGCCCGTGGTGGCCTTCGAAGGGGCCAGGGGGCCGGAGGAGTTCGTGGCGACGGGCTACAACGGCGTGCTGGTGCCCGAGACCCAGGACGAGCTGGAGCTGTTCGCGGCGGCTCTGCTGGCGCTGATCGACGATGAGCGCAGGCGGCGCTCCCTCGCGGCGGGCGCACTTGACACCGCGGTGCGCCACGCGGCCGGCGAGGTGGCCGAGCAGTGGGAGAAACTGATCACAGACCTCCGCTGA
- a CDS encoding 2-keto-4-pentenoate hydratase, whose protein sequence is MYDEWSDAVDTRTQAADRLAEAARSGKPCAPIRDLVSTAADAYAVQEINTRRAIEAGRRLVGRKVGVTNPLLQQQFGIDQPDFGMLFGDMAYSDGLPVPMDGLLQPRAEAEVALVLGRDLTGGPFTVADVLRAVEFALPAIEIADSRIAGWDITLADTVADNASAGAFVLGGTPVPLMGLDLRAAAMTMTRGGQEVSTGSGEACLGNPLNAAVWLASRLGPTEYALRAGDVVLTGALGPVVPVEPGDVFEARIEGLGSVRAVFPK, encoded by the coding sequence ATGTATGACGAATGGTCCGACGCCGTGGACACGCGGACCCAGGCAGCCGACCGACTGGCCGAGGCCGCGCGTTCCGGCAAACCGTGCGCGCCGATCAGAGACCTGGTCAGCACGGCGGCCGACGCGTACGCCGTACAGGAGATCAACACACGACGGGCGATCGAGGCGGGGCGGCGGCTGGTCGGCAGGAAGGTCGGCGTGACCAACCCGCTGCTGCAGCAGCAGTTCGGCATCGACCAGCCGGACTTCGGCATGCTCTTCGGGGACATGGCGTACTCGGACGGGCTTCCCGTGCCGATGGACGGGTTGCTGCAGCCGCGGGCCGAGGCCGAGGTCGCGCTGGTGCTCGGCCGGGACCTGACCGGCGGGCCGTTCACGGTGGCCGACGTGCTCAGGGCGGTGGAGTTCGCGTTGCCCGCCATCGAGATCGCCGACTCGCGGATCGCCGGCTGGGACATCACGCTGGCCGACACGGTCGCGGACAACGCGTCGGCCGGCGCGTTCGTGCTGGGCGGCACGCCCGTCCCGCTGATGGGTCTCGACCTGCGGGCGGCGGCCATGACGATGACGCGGGGCGGACAGGAGGTCTCGACCGGCTCCGGCGAGGCGTGCCTGGGCAACCCGCTCAACGCCGCCGTCTGGCTCGCCTCGCGGCTGGGCCCCACGGAGTACGCGCTGCGGGCCGGAGACGTGGTGCTGACCGGCGCGCTCGGCCCGGTGGTGCCCGTCGAGCCCGGGGACGTGTTCGAGGCACGCATCGAGGGGCTGGGCTCGGTGCGGGCGGTGTTCCCCAAGTGA
- a CDS encoding (Fe-S)-binding protein: protein MLWVAIIGLVMTVLAVAVAGRRVLFLFKLATVGPPAPERIEYARTHAGDELKAQLVEVFGQKKLLKWTPSGTAHFFVMWAFFILLTVYIEAYGAIIQGAITGRPDFHIPLIGTWGVLGFLQDFIAVACVLGLVAFAAIRIKNSPKTLGRTSRFSGSHLGGAWLVLFMIFNIIWTLFLARGASAANGNFPYSSGAFVSLAIGDVLPHSALLEEIALLLHIGFMLVFLVIVVNSKHLHIFTAPLNVLFSRRPDGLGGAPEMRVAGKPVDFEDEELDPEKLGRGKIADTTWKGFLDFYSCTECGRCQSQCPAWNTDKPLSPKMLILDQRDHAFQVAPYLLAAQQGVEHKDTDVLALLDKPLVGEDGVIHPDVLWSCTNCGACVEQCPVDIEHIDHILDMRRYQVMVESSFPSEAGVMVKNLENKGNPWGMSEMKRADWIGELDFEVEVVDEKMPEDAEYLFWVGCAGALEDRAKKTTKAVAELLHIAGVKFAVLGPMEACTGDPARRLGMEYLFNMLAQQNIETLNEAGVKKIVATCPHCFNTLANEYPQLGGTYEVVHHTQLLSKLVDEGLLTPITPIEEKITYHDPCFLGRHNKVYSQPRDIMSKVPGVRTQEMHRHKDRGFCCGAGGARMWMEERIGKRINTERVDEALTTDPDTVSTACPFCMVMLGDAINEKKNNGEAKESLEVVDVAQLLIKSVKGAS, encoded by the coding sequence GTGCTCTGGGTAGCCATCATCGGACTAGTGATGACCGTCCTGGCGGTGGCCGTCGCCGGCCGCAGGGTGCTGTTCCTGTTCAAGCTCGCGACGGTGGGCCCGCCCGCCCCCGAGCGGATCGAGTACGCCAGGACCCATGCGGGGGACGAGCTCAAGGCGCAGCTCGTCGAGGTGTTCGGCCAGAAGAAGCTGCTGAAGTGGACACCGTCGGGCACCGCGCACTTCTTCGTCATGTGGGCGTTCTTCATCCTGCTGACCGTCTACATCGAGGCGTACGGCGCGATCATCCAGGGCGCGATCACCGGCAGGCCCGACTTCCACATCCCGCTGATCGGCACCTGGGGCGTCCTCGGCTTCCTGCAGGACTTCATCGCGGTCGCGTGCGTGCTCGGCCTGGTCGCGTTCGCCGCGATCCGGATCAAGAACTCTCCCAAGACGCTCGGCCGTACCTCCCGCTTCTCCGGCTCGCACCTCGGCGGCGCGTGGCTCGTCCTGTTCATGATCTTCAACATCATCTGGACGCTGTTCCTCGCCCGCGGCGCCTCGGCCGCCAACGGCAACTTCCCCTACTCCTCCGGGGCGTTCGTCTCGCTGGCGATCGGTGACGTGCTGCCGCACAGCGCGCTGCTGGAGGAGATCGCGCTGCTGCTGCACATCGGCTTCATGCTGGTGTTCCTGGTCATCGTGGTGAACTCCAAGCACCTGCACATCTTCACCGCGCCGCTCAACGTGCTGTTCTCGCGCCGCCCCGACGGCCTGGGCGGCGCGCCCGAGATGCGCGTGGCCGGCAAGCCGGTCGACTTCGAGGACGAGGAGCTCGACCCGGAGAAGCTCGGGCGCGGCAAGATCGCCGACACGACGTGGAAGGGCTTCCTGGACTTCTACTCCTGTACGGAGTGCGGCCGCTGCCAGTCGCAGTGCCCGGCGTGGAACACCGACAAGCCGCTCTCGCCGAAGATGCTCATCCTCGACCAGCGCGACCACGCCTTCCAGGTGGCCCCGTACCTGCTGGCGGCCCAGCAGGGCGTCGAGCACAAGGACACCGACGTGCTGGCGCTGCTGGACAAGCCGCTGGTCGGCGAGGACGGCGTGATCCACCCGGACGTGCTCTGGTCGTGCACCAACTGCGGCGCCTGCGTCGAGCAGTGCCCGGTGGACATCGAGCACATCGACCACATCCTCGACATGCGCCGCTACCAGGTGATGGTGGAGTCGTCGTTCCCGTCCGAGGCGGGCGTGATGGTGAAGAACCTGGAGAACAAGGGCAACCCCTGGGGCATGTCCGAGATGAAGCGCGCCGACTGGATCGGCGAGCTGGACTTCGAGGTCGAGGTCGTCGACGAGAAGATGCCCGAGGACGCCGAGTACCTGTTCTGGGTGGGCTGCGCGGGCGCGCTCGAGGACCGGGCCAAGAAGACCACCAAGGCCGTGGCGGAGCTGCTGCACATCGCGGGCGTGAAGTTCGCGGTGCTCGGCCCGATGGAGGCGTGCACCGGCGACCCGGCCCGCCGCCTGGGCATGGAGTACCTGTTCAACATGCTGGCCCAGCAGAACATCGAGACGCTCAACGAGGCCGGCGTCAAGAAGATCGTCGCCACCTGCCCGCACTGCTTCAACACCCTGGCCAACGAGTATCCGCAGCTGGGCGGCACGTACGAGGTCGTGCACCACACGCAGCTGCTGTCGAAGCTGGTGGACGAGGGGCTGCTCACCCCGATCACGCCGATCGAGGAGAAGATCACCTACCACGACCCGTGCTTCCTCGGCCGCCACAACAAGGTTTACTCCCAGCCCCGCGACATCATGTCCAAGGTGCCGGGTGTGCGGACCCAGGAGATGCACCGCCACAAGGACCGCGGCTTCTGCTGTGGCGCCGGCGGCGCGCGCATGTGGATGGAGGAGCGCATCGGCAAGCGCATCAACACCGAGCGCGTGGACGAGGCGCTGACCACCGACCCCGACACCGTCTCCACCGCCTGCCCGTTCTGCATGGTGATGCTCGGCGACGCCATCAACGAGAAGAAGAACAACGGCGAGGCCAAGGAGTCGCTCGAAGTCGTGGACGTGGCACAGCTCTTGATCAAGTCGGTCAAGGGAGCTTCCTGA
- a CDS encoding RidA family protein, with amino-acid sequence MSGRVKGLRVPGKAVPRGRFPHVKRAGDFLYVSGTSCRRPDDTFVGVEVDKFGATNLDIRAQTRAVIENIGDILKAAGGSLADLVQITTYLVNMNDFKGYNEVYAEFFDEEGPTRATVAVHQLPHPHLLIEMQAVAYHPQERS; translated from the coding sequence GTGAGCGGACGCGTCAAGGGACTCAGGGTGCCCGGCAAGGCCGTCCCCCGAGGCAGGTTCCCGCACGTCAAACGGGCAGGTGACTTCCTGTACGTCTCGGGTACGAGTTGCCGGCGCCCCGACGACACGTTCGTGGGCGTGGAGGTGGACAAGTTCGGGGCGACGAACCTGGACATCCGCGCTCAGACCAGGGCGGTCATCGAGAACATCGGTGACATCCTCAAGGCGGCCGGAGGTTCGCTCGCCGACCTCGTACAGATCACCACCTACCTGGTCAACATGAACGACTTCAAGGGCTACAACGAGGTCTATGCCGAGTTCTTCGACGAGGAGGGGCCCACGAGGGCCACCGTCGCCGTGCACCAGCTCCCACACCCCCACCTGCTCATCGAGATGCAAGCCGTCGCCTACCATCCGCAGGAGCGATCATGA
- a CDS encoding metal-sensitive transcriptional regulator, with the protein MHGYSGDKQAYLTRLRRIEGQIRGLQRMVDDDAYCIDVLTQVSAATRALQAVALGLLEEHISHCVADAISSGGPEADAKVKEASAAIARLVRS; encoded by the coding sequence ATGCATGGGTACAGCGGGGACAAGCAGGCATATCTGACGCGTCTCAGGCGGATCGAGGGTCAGATCAGGGGCCTGCAGCGCATGGTCGATGACGACGCTTACTGCATCGACGTGCTCACCCAGGTCTCCGCGGCCACGCGGGCGCTCCAGGCGGTGGCGCTGGGGCTGCTGGAGGAGCACATCTCCCACTGCGTCGCGGATGCGATCAGCAGTGGCGGGCCGGAGGCCGACGCGAAGGTCAAGGAGGCTTCGGCGGCCATCGCGCGCCTCGTCCGCTCTTAG
- a CDS encoding VanZ family protein: MARTWELWGTVIIAGTFALPVALLAILLLFRHRVRAGHPAPLRTAIADIGIVVGTAPWIWMTLTPSSGQTGVGLIPFTDLADLVTAPWEAVFVQVGGNLLVFAALGALLPVRSRAMSSTARVAAVAAAFSVIVEVLQYVLRLGRFSSVDDVLLNTAGAAIFALITRRWWAVRIPAETVPR; encoded by the coding sequence ATGGCGCGGACGTGGGAATTGTGGGGAACCGTCATTATTGCTGGTACGTTTGCACTTCCTGTCGCCTTGCTAGCAATCCTGCTTCTCTTCCGCCACCGCGTCCGCGCCGGCCATCCGGCTCCCCTGCGCACGGCGATCGCCGACATCGGCATAGTGGTCGGCACGGCTCCGTGGATCTGGATGACCCTCACGCCGTCGAGCGGTCAGACAGGAGTCGGTCTCATCCCGTTCACCGACCTTGCCGACCTGGTCACAGCGCCGTGGGAGGCGGTGTTCGTGCAGGTCGGGGGCAATCTGCTGGTGTTCGCCGCGCTGGGCGCGCTGCTGCCGGTACGCAGTCGCGCGATGTCCTCGACGGCGCGCGTTGCGGCGGTCGCGGCCGCATTTTCGGTCATCGTCGAAGTCCTTCAGTACGTCTTGCGATTGGGTCGTTTCTCGTCCGTCGACGACGTCCTCCTGAACACCGCAGGCGCTGCGATCTTTGCCCTGATTACTCGCCGCTGGTGGGCCGTTCGAATACCGGCTGAGACCGTTCCACGGTAA
- a CDS encoding 3-hydroxyanthranilate 3,4-dioxygenase, with translation MIAPIDFTKWIDEHAHLLKPPVGNKVVFEGASDFIVMVVGGPNSRTDFHVDPYEELFYQVRGNMHVNVVTEDGPETVHIREGQMWLLPPRMPHSPQRPEAGSVGLVVEKIRPEGELEKFQWYCMECGERVHEVELQVRDIVKDLPPVFEAFYADEQARTCGNCGALHPGKG, from the coding sequence ATGATTGCGCCCATTGACTTCACCAAGTGGATCGACGAGCACGCTCACCTGCTCAAGCCGCCGGTCGGCAACAAGGTGGTCTTCGAGGGGGCGAGCGACTTCATCGTGATGGTGGTCGGCGGGCCCAACTCCAGGACCGACTTCCACGTCGATCCGTACGAGGAGCTGTTCTACCAGGTGCGCGGCAACATGCACGTCAACGTCGTGACCGAGGACGGCCCCGAGACCGTGCACATCCGCGAGGGGCAGATGTGGCTGCTGCCCCCGCGCATGCCGCACTCGCCGCAGCGGCCGGAGGCCGGGTCCGTGGGGCTCGTGGTGGAGAAGATCCGGCCGGAGGGCGAGCTGGAGAAGTTCCAGTGGTACTGCATGGAGTGCGGCGAGCGGGTGCACGAGGTCGAGTTGCAGGTACGCGACATCGTCAAGGACCTGCCGCCCGTCTTCGAGGCGTTCTACGCCGACGAGCAGGCCCGTACCTGCGGCAACTGCGGCGCGCTCCACCCTGGCAAGGGCTAG
- a CDS encoding gamma carbonic anhydrase family protein: MYIAALDNGAVPDIHPEAYIAPGAVVVGSVRVGRASSIWYGSVLRGDDERIEVGEECNVQDLSCLHADPGEPAILEDRVSLGHKAMVHGAHVESGALIGIGAIVLGGARIGAGTLVAAGALVGPGKRIPSGVLVAGVPGKIVRELTDDDRASFARTPDNYMAKALRHRQASSL; this comes from the coding sequence ATGTACATTGCAGCGTTGGATAACGGCGCAGTCCCGGACATACACCCTGAGGCGTACATAGCCCCTGGCGCCGTGGTGGTCGGCAGCGTGCGCGTGGGACGGGCGTCCAGCATCTGGTACGGCTCCGTTCTCAGAGGGGACGATGAGCGGATAGAGGTCGGGGAAGAGTGCAACGTACAGGATCTGTCCTGTCTGCACGCCGATCCGGGCGAGCCCGCGATCTTGGAGGACCGGGTCAGCCTGGGCCACAAGGCCATGGTCCACGGCGCCCACGTCGAGTCGGGCGCGCTGATCGGCATCGGCGCGATCGTGCTGGGCGGCGCCCGCATCGGCGCGGGCACTCTGGTGGCGGCCGGAGCGCTCGTCGGCCCGGGCAAGCGGATCCCGTCCGGCGTGCTGGTGGCCGGTGTGCCCGGGAAGATCGTACGCGAGCTCACCGACGACGATCGGGCCTCCTTCGCCCGCACGCCGGACAACTACATGGCCAAGGCGCTCAGGCACCGGCAGGCGTCATCGCTTTGA
- a CDS encoding aldehyde dehydrogenase family protein, whose protein sequence is MLTHYIGGEPVGAGKTFPVHDPVTGAVISQVHEADPEVVDRAVRAAREAARDWAAMPVGERAGWMRRLAAGIEARFDDLVTAEIADTGKPLDQTRTLDIPRGIANFRAFAEIAAQRPDDAFHLSSVLSYTVRRPLGVVAVIVPWNLPFLLMTWKLAPALVAGNTVVVKPSEHTPGSAAVFAEICADAGLPPGVVNIIFGYGSAGQLLVEHPWVDAVTFTGSTRTGTAIMRTVAERVKPVSFELGGKNAGLVFEDCDLDRAIDGTVKSVFTNGGQVCLCTERLYVERPIFEEFCARLASRAQEIEPQPMISQEHREKVLSYYSLARSEGAKVLTGGGVPTFGDPRDTGYFVEPTVVTGLSEWSRFNREEIFGPVCHVAPFDSEAEAIDLANGSEYGLAATLWTTSLDRAHRVAQRLEAGLVWVNTWYLRDLRTPFGGVKLSGIGREGGIQSLDFYSEPTTITIKLEHPDV, encoded by the coding sequence GTGCTGACCCATTACATCGGTGGCGAGCCGGTGGGCGCGGGTAAGACGTTCCCGGTCCACGACCCCGTGACGGGCGCGGTGATCAGCCAGGTGCACGAGGCCGATCCCGAGGTCGTCGACCGGGCCGTGCGCGCGGCCAGGGAGGCGGCGCGCGACTGGGCGGCGATGCCCGTCGGCGAGCGCGCCGGGTGGATGCGGCGCCTGGCCGCGGGCATCGAGGCCCGCTTCGACGACCTGGTGACGGCGGAGATCGCCGACACGGGCAAGCCGCTCGACCAGACCCGCACGCTCGACATCCCGCGCGGCATCGCGAACTTCCGCGCCTTCGCCGAGATAGCCGCCCAGCGCCCGGACGACGCCTTCCACCTGTCCAGCGTGCTCAGCTACACCGTGCGCAGGCCGCTCGGCGTGGTCGCGGTGATCGTCCCGTGGAACCTGCCGTTCCTGCTGATGACCTGGAAGCTCGCGCCCGCGCTGGTCGCCGGCAACACGGTGGTGGTCAAGCCGTCGGAGCACACGCCCGGCTCGGCGGCGGTGTTCGCGGAGATCTGCGCCGACGCCGGGCTGCCCCCGGGCGTCGTCAACATCATCTTCGGGTACGGCTCCGCCGGCCAGCTCCTGGTCGAGCACCCATGGGTGGACGCCGTGACGTTCACCGGGTCCACCAGGACGGGCACCGCGATCATGCGGACGGTGGCCGAGCGGGTCAAGCCGGTCTCGTTCGAGCTGGGCGGCAAGAACGCCGGGCTGGTCTTCGAGGACTGCGACCTCGACCGGGCCATCGACGGGACCGTGAAGTCGGTCTTCACCAACGGCGGGCAGGTGTGCCTGTGCACCGAGCGGCTCTATGTGGAGCGGCCGATCTTCGAGGAGTTCTGCGCCCGGCTCGCGAGCCGCGCCCAAGAGATCGAGCCGCAGCCGATGATCTCCCAGGAGCACCGCGAGAAGGTGCTCTCCTACTACTCCTTGGCCCGCTCGGAGGGAGCCAAGGTGCTCACGGGGGGCGGCGTGCCCACGTTCGGCGACCCCCGCGATACCGGATATTTCGTAGAACCGACTGTAGTGACAGGCTTGTCGGAATGGTCCAGGTTCAATCGGGAGGAGATCTTCGGTCCCGTGTGCCACGTCGCCCCCTTCGACAGCGAGGCCGAGGCGATCGACCTGGCCAACGGCAGCGAGTACGGCCTGGCCGCCACGCTCTGGACGACCAGCCTCGACCGCGCCCATCGCGTCGCGCAGCGACTGGAGGCCGGCCTCGTCTGGGTGAACACCTGGTACCTGCGCGACCTGCGCACCCCGTTCGGCGGCGTGAAGCTGTCAGGCATCGGCCGGGAGGGTGGCATCCAGTCGCTCGACTTCTACTCCGAACCCACCACGATCACCATCAAACTGGAGCACCCCGATGTATGA
- a CDS encoding GntR family transcriptional regulator, whose product MSESPVPHEPPIYRRIADGLRARILSGELRDGDRLPGENALMAEYAIARATARQALAVLINEGLAVPKRGSGVYVRLFKPIRRHGSRRLSREQWGQGRAIWDADTRGRPFTVDRVEVALERAAEEVAGVLESGEVWVRRRRYSVDTRPVQLATSYFPAHLVEGSAITLADTGPGGVYARLSDLGVPPAHFTEEVRARMPTPREIALLDLPGGTPVIVIARTAYTSGGLPVELNEMVLDSAAYVLQYDFDA is encoded by the coding sequence GTGTCTGAATCCCCGGTACCCCACGAGCCCCCTATCTATCGCCGCATCGCCGATGGTCTCCGCGCCCGGATCCTGTCCGGCGAACTGCGCGACGGGGACCGACTACCGGGCGAGAACGCGCTGATGGCCGAATACGCAATCGCACGAGCCACCGCCAGGCAGGCGCTTGCCGTACTGATCAATGAAGGGCTGGCGGTACCCAAACGAGGTTCGGGGGTTTACGTGCGGCTGTTCAAACCGATACGCAGGCACGGCTCACGCCGCCTGTCACGAGAGCAGTGGGGTCAGGGCCGGGCCATCTGGGATGCGGACACGCGGGGCCGGCCTTTCACGGTGGACCGGGTGGAGGTGGCTCTGGAGCGGGCCGCCGAGGAGGTGGCGGGCGTCCTGGAGAGCGGCGAGGTATGGGTACGTCGGCGCCGCTACTCGGTCGACACCAGGCCCGTGCAGTTGGCCACCTCCTACTTCCCGGCGCACCTGGTCGAAGGCAGCGCGATCACCCTCGCTGACACCGGCCCGGGCGGCGTCTACGCCAGGCTGAGCGACCTCGGCGTCCCTCCTGCCCACTTCACCGAGGAGGTGCGCGCCCGCATGCCGACGCCACGCGAGATCGCGCTGCTCGACCTGCCCGGCGGGACCCCGGTGATCGTGATCGCCAGGACCGCGTACACGTCGGGCGGGTTGCCCGTCGAGCTCAACGAGATGGTGCTCGACTCGGCGGCGTACGTACTCCAGTACGACTTCGACGCCTAG
- a CDS encoding amidohydrolase family protein — translation MAVDVHTHFVPSGWPDLGWPGAPRLRIESEREATILVNGRDFRKIQDDCWDPRVRLARMDEDGVDRQVVSPTPVFFGYDRPAVEGMRIAKVFNDLALEICADPRLVPFCQVPLQDPELACVELDRCLDSGHRGVEIGNHVGDRDLDDPGVVRFLQHCAERNVPVFVHPWDLPAGPRIERWMAQWLVGMPAETHLSILAMILGGVFDRVPDTLRICFAHGGGSFAFWLGRFENAWHRRHDLVGVSERPPSHYLGRFSVDSAVFDERALRLLVDTLGEDHVMLGSDFPYPLGESPPGDLIRNAGFLSGAARTKLLAANAEAFLG, via the coding sequence ATGGCCGTCGACGTCCACACGCATTTCGTGCCCAGCGGCTGGCCCGACCTGGGCTGGCCCGGGGCGCCCCGGCTGAGGATCGAGTCGGAGCGTGAAGCGACGATCCTCGTCAACGGCCGTGATTTCCGGAAGATTCAGGATGACTGCTGGGACCCGCGGGTCCGGCTCGCGCGGATGGACGAGGACGGCGTGGACCGCCAGGTGGTCTCGCCCACGCCCGTCTTCTTCGGCTACGACCGGCCGGCCGTCGAGGGCATGCGGATCGCGAAGGTCTTCAACGACCTCGCTCTGGAGATCTGCGCGGACCCGCGGCTGGTCCCGTTCTGCCAGGTGCCGCTGCAGGACCCGGAGCTGGCCTGCGTGGAGCTGGACCGCTGCCTGGACTCAGGTCACAGGGGCGTGGAGATCGGCAACCACGTCGGCGACCGCGACCTCGACGACCCGGGCGTCGTCCGGTTCCTCCAGCACTGCGCCGAGAGGAACGTTCCTGTCTTCGTGCACCCGTGGGACCTGCCCGCGGGCCCGCGCATCGAGCGGTGGATGGCGCAGTGGCTGGTCGGGATGCCCGCGGAGACGCACCTGTCCATCCTGGCGATGATTCTCGGCGGCGTGTTCGATCGGGTGCCGGACACGCTGCGCATCTGCTTCGCGCACGGCGGCGGCTCCTTCGCGTTCTGGCTCGGCCGGTTCGAGAACGCCTGGCACCGCAGGCACGACCTGGTCGGCGTCTCGGAACGGCCGCCGTCCCACTACCTCGGCAGGTTCAGCGTCGACTCTGCCGTCTTCGACGAGCGCGCGCTGCGGCTGCTCGTCGACACTCTCGGGGAGGACCACGTGATGCTCGGCAGCGACTTTCCCTACCCGCTCGGCGAGTCGCCACCGGGCGACCTGATCCGGAACGCCGGCTTCCTGTCCGGCGCGGCCCGGACCAAGCTGCTCGCCGCCAACGCAGAGGCGTTCCTGGGCTGA